One genomic segment of Natronospira proteinivora includes these proteins:
- a CDS encoding thiamine pyrophosphate-dependent enzyme, with product MSTGLAKKGTRAINRAEIVDRNFLQFLAEWDEAVEKRQELSSPIHHGTELDGETFIQLFESQMLSRHLDLEARAMRSRNEGFYTIGSAGHEGNTVVGRVTRHTDPAFLHYRSGGFMMERSRKLEGIDPAYDTALSLAASSDDPISGGRHKVWGSVPLWVPPQTSTIASHLPKAVGAAIAIAQAKRLTGELPVPEDSITVCSFGDASANHATAQAGFNAAGWTSHQNLPCPILFVCEDNGIGISVQTPAGWIEASFRHRPGIKYFSADGLDLIDTWRATREAEAYVRRNRKPAFLHLKLKRLLGHAGTDVESDYRPVEEVEAIEAQDPLLMSAETALESGLMSAEEIESLYESVRARVQKASAEAAKRHKLESAEDVIRPQAPYSPEAVNAEATRNDYDQAREAVFGKRLPEEQPARHLSIQINRALHDLMAKYREMTVFGEDVAQKGGVYTVTSGLHRTFKGHRVFNTLLDETTILGMAQGQAMMGLLPVPEIQYLAYFHNACDQIRGEAASLQFFSNDQYRNPMILRIAGLAYQKGFGGHFHNDNSFTALRDIPGLVIACPSRGDDAAMMLRTLAALGKVDGRISAFLEPIALYMSKDLYEPRDGEWLFPYPAPDRAIPLGEGRVYHPNARDLLIITFGNGVPMSLRTARALEEERGVQIRILDLRWLKPLNRQFIAEHARDVGRVLVVDEGRQTGGLAEEVFTVIEEEAGHGIRKTRVCGQDSYIPLGDAANRVLMQDEDILTAARRSLDE from the coding sequence ATGTCTACCGGACTGGCCAAAAAAGGCACCCGTGCCATCAATCGGGCGGAAATCGTTGATCGGAACTTCCTCCAGTTTCTGGCGGAATGGGATGAAGCCGTTGAGAAACGCCAGGAGCTGTCCTCGCCCATTCATCATGGCACTGAGCTGGACGGTGAGACCTTTATCCAGCTGTTCGAATCCCAAATGCTGTCCCGGCATCTGGATCTGGAAGCCCGGGCCATGCGCAGTCGCAACGAGGGCTTCTACACCATCGGCAGCGCCGGCCACGAGGGCAACACCGTGGTCGGCCGGGTGACCCGGCATACCGACCCAGCTTTTCTGCATTACCGCTCCGGCGGCTTCATGATGGAGCGCTCGCGCAAACTGGAGGGCATTGACCCGGCCTACGACACGGCCCTGTCCCTGGCCGCTTCCAGCGACGACCCCATCTCCGGCGGGCGCCACAAGGTCTGGGGTTCGGTGCCATTGTGGGTACCGCCCCAGACCTCCACCATTGCCAGTCACCTGCCCAAGGCCGTGGGCGCGGCCATCGCCATTGCCCAGGCCAAGCGCCTCACCGGCGAGCTGCCGGTGCCCGAGGACAGCATCACCGTCTGTTCCTTTGGGGATGCCTCGGCCAATCACGCCACCGCCCAGGCCGGTTTCAATGCCGCTGGCTGGACCAGCCACCAGAACCTGCCCTGCCCGATCCTGTTCGTCTGCGAGGACAACGGCATCGGCATTTCGGTGCAGACCCCGGCCGGCTGGATCGAGGCCAGTTTCCGGCACCGCCCCGGCATCAAATACTTCTCCGCCGATGGGCTGGACCTGATCGACACCTGGCGGGCCACCCGGGAGGCCGAGGCCTATGTCCGCCGCAACCGCAAGCCGGCGTTTCTGCATCTCAAGCTCAAGCGGCTGCTGGGTCATGCCGGCACGGATGTGGAAAGCGATTACCGGCCGGTGGAGGAAGTGGAAGCCATCGAGGCCCAGGATCCTCTACTGATGTCGGCGGAAACGGCACTGGAATCGGGGCTGATGAGCGCCGAGGAGATTGAGTCGCTGTATGAATCGGTCCGGGCCCGGGTTCAAAAGGCCTCCGCCGAGGCGGCCAAGCGGCACAAGCTGGAATCCGCCGAAGACGTGATCCGGCCCCAGGCCCCCTATTCCCCCGAGGCAGTCAATGCCGAGGCCACCCGTAATGATTACGATCAGGCCCGGGAGGCGGTCTTCGGCAAGCGGCTGCCCGAGGAGCAGCCGGCCCGGCATCTGTCCATTCAGATCAACCGGGCCCTGCATGATCTGATGGCCAAGTACCGGGAGATGACGGTCTTCGGGGAGGATGTGGCCCAGAAGGGGGGTGTCTACACCGTCACCTCCGGCCTGCACCGAACCTTCAAGGGCCACCGGGTCTTCAACACCCTGCTGGATGAAACCACCATTCTGGGCATGGCCCAGGGCCAGGCCATGATGGGGCTGCTGCCGGTGCCGGAGATCCAGTACCTGGCCTATTTCCACAACGCCTGTGACCAGATCCGGGGCGAGGCGGCGTCATTGCAGTTCTTCTCCAATGATCAGTACCGCAACCCCATGATCCTGCGGATCGCCGGGCTGGCTTATCAAAAAGGCTTCGGCGGGCACTTCCATAACGACAACAGCTTCACTGCCCTGCGCGACATCCCCGGCCTGGTGATCGCCTGCCCCTCCCGGGGTGACGACGCGGCCATGATGCTGCGGACCCTGGCGGCCCTGGGCAAGGTGGATGGCCGCATCTCGGCCTTTTTGGAGCCCATTGCCCTGTACATGAGCAAGGATCTGTATGAACCCCGGGACGGTGAGTGGCTCTTCCCCTACCCCGCGCCGGACCGGGCCATTCCCCTGGGGGAAGGCCGGGTCTATCATCCCAATGCCCGGGACCTGTTGATTATCACCTTCGGCAATGGCGTGCCCATGTCCTTGCGCACGGCCCGCGCCCTGGAGGAAGAGCGCGGAGTTCAGATCCGAATCCTGGATCTGCGCTGGCTCAAGCCGCTAAACCGACAGTTCATTGCCGAGCATGCACGGGACGTGGGCCGGGTGCTGGTGGTGGATGAAGGCCGCCAAACCGGGGGGCTGGCCGAAGAAGTCTTCACCGTAATTGAAGAGGAAGCCGGTCACGGTATTCGCAAGACGCGTGTGTGCGGACAGGACAGCTACATCCCCCTGGGGGATGCGGCCAACCGGGTGCTGATGCAGGATGAGGACATCCTGACTGCCGCGCGCCGTTCGCTGGACGAATAA
- a CDS encoding GNAT family N-acetyltransferase: MLSIREEEPGDINALTRVHQAAFGRSDEGELVARLRENDQLSISLVATVGEHPVGHIAFSPVQPAIAGIQAPPLALGPVGIDPEHERRGIASRLVQAGLEKAEALGTPYVVVLGDPTFYGRLGFEPINKHELQGDYPADEAFRILVLSKGKLPPAGSHIQYVPAFEGLPT, encoded by the coding sequence ATGCTGAGCATTCGTGAAGAAGAACCCGGGGATATCAACGCCCTGACACGGGTTCACCAAGCGGCCTTTGGCCGCAGTGATGAAGGTGAGCTTGTGGCCCGGCTGCGGGAGAATGATCAACTCAGCATCAGCCTGGTGGCCACCGTGGGCGAGCACCCGGTGGGCCATATCGCCTTTTCTCCCGTGCAACCCGCCATTGCAGGTATTCAGGCCCCGCCCCTGGCGCTGGGGCCGGTGGGCATCGACCCCGAACACGAGCGGCGGGGCATCGCCTCCCGCCTGGTCCAGGCCGGCCTGGAGAAGGCCGAAGCCTTGGGGACACCCTATGTGGTGGTACTGGGTGATCCCACCTTCTATGGCCGTCTCGGCTTCGAGCCCATCAACAAGCACGAGTTGCAAGGCGACTATCCGGCCGATGAGGCCTTCCGCATTCTGGTGCTGAGCAAGGGCAAGCTGCCCCCCGCCGGCAGCCATATTCAGTATGTTCCGGCCTTCGAGGGGCTACCCACCTAG
- a CDS encoding DUF418 domain-containing protein, with protein MPQRYDSLDVLRGIAILGILVMNMQAFAMPWPAYANPHAYGSLEGIHGWVYSLSHLFFDTKFYSLFALMFGAGIALMAERSLAGGRPAAGSHYRRMLVLGLIGLLHGFLLWFGDILFIYAVCGSLAYLFLRRRIRTLLIAGVIFALIPSVLGVLNHAGLDHAPPEVQQELATLWASDSPEIQKDLNAYQGSWAEQQSRRASTFLQIIGFEFFGNLLWQALGLMLIGIALYRSGFLTLQWQTRHYATMAGAGLLLGLGLTLWGMVAIEARDWAFPWTRLIGLQFNQLGAPLAALGYASLVMLACRHPGFLARVPALKAVGQTALSNYLLQTLICTTLFYGHGLGLFGEVERAQQLLLVLLIWTVQLPLSLWWVRRFHHGPVEWLWRAASRLERPPFKRSVP; from the coding sequence ATGCCGCAACGCTATGACAGTCTGGATGTCCTGCGCGGGATCGCCATCCTGGGCATTCTGGTGATGAACATGCAGGCCTTTGCCATGCCCTGGCCAGCCTACGCCAACCCCCATGCCTACGGCAGTCTGGAAGGGATCCATGGCTGGGTCTACAGCCTTAGCCACCTCTTCTTCGACACCAAGTTCTACAGCCTCTTCGCCCTGATGTTCGGTGCCGGCATCGCCTTGATGGCGGAACGGTCATTGGCGGGGGGGCGTCCGGCGGCCGGGAGCCACTACCGCCGCATGCTGGTTCTGGGGTTGATCGGCCTGCTGCACGGTTTTCTGCTCTGGTTTGGCGATATTCTTTTCATCTACGCCGTTTGCGGTTCACTCGCCTATCTCTTTCTGCGGCGCCGGATTCGCACTCTGCTGATTGCCGGGGTTATTTTCGCCCTCATTCCCTCGGTCCTGGGGGTGCTTAATCATGCGGGCCTGGACCATGCCCCGCCGGAAGTGCAGCAAGAACTGGCAACCCTTTGGGCAAGCGATTCTCCCGAAATTCAAAAAGATTTGAACGCCTATCAGGGGAGCTGGGCGGAACAGCAATCCCGGCGGGCCTCGACCTTCCTGCAGATCATCGGCTTCGAGTTCTTCGGCAATTTGCTCTGGCAGGCCCTCGGACTCATGCTCATCGGCATCGCCCTCTACCGCAGTGGTTTTCTCACTCTGCAATGGCAAACTCGCCATTACGCGACCATGGCCGGGGCCGGACTGCTGCTCGGCCTGGGCCTGACCCTCTGGGGGATGGTGGCCATAGAAGCCCGTGACTGGGCCTTTCCCTGGACCCGCCTGATCGGCCTTCAGTTCAACCAGCTGGGGGCGCCCCTGGCGGCCCTGGGCTATGCCAGCCTGGTGATGCTGGCCTGCCGCCATCCGGGCTTTCTGGCCCGGGTGCCGGCCCTGAAAGCCGTGGGCCAAACTGCTCTGAGCAATTACCTGCTCCAGACCCTGATCTGCACCACGCTTTTCTATGGCCACGGGCTGGGGCTGTTCGGTGAGGTGGAACGGGCTCAGCAACTGCTGCTGGTGCTACTCATCTGGACCGTCCAACTGCCGCTCTCCCTGTGGTGGGTGCGGCGTTTTCACCATGGCCCCGTGGAATGGCTGTGGCGGGCCGCGAGTCGCCTGGAACGCCCCCCTTTCAAACGCAGCGTCCCCTGA
- a CDS encoding primosomal protein N' — MKPTVWRVAIPSPLRRLFDYLPPDGDYPEQPVGCRVQVPFGSRKVVGLVVSVGEADPDLPLKRLRPVESCLDSEPLVPESMMRLGEWGTRYYHHPPGEVFEHLLPLALRREGQAQRRQEDWWLLSEAGRQTHPDELGRAPRQQAVLARLQQAGGALPAQEMSDLGQGWQSVARRMADNGLLFKESRDPAVPLNRGEEPEMVLNPEQAAALSRIESDMDGFACHLLEGVTGSGKTEVYLALIRRILAEDKQALVLVPEIALTPQLTLRFRRALPARIGLYHSGMNDRERRDTWLMARAGELDVIIGTRSAVFLPLPRPGLMILDEEHDPAFKQQDGFRYSARDLAVVRARQQAMPIVLGSATPALETLRNARDGRYGHAQLSQRAGDARPPALKVIDIRGQELEAGLSGRLLQRLDERLKAGEQALLFLNRRGYAPVLVCNQCGWTADCLRCDARMTYHRRRGSLDCHHCGASRRLPRACPECASEKLGVAGQGTEQLEQVLARRYPHISQVRIDRDTTRRQGALDAKLAAARDGEAQLLIGTQMLAKGHDFPNLTLVGLVDADQGLMSADFRGPERMAQLVTQVAGRAGRGKKAGEVLIQTRAPEHPLLETLIRGGYPAFADAALRERSEAGFPPYSHLALLRAEAHEKTAVQAFLEEAMGLGQATADERVLLMGPVPAPMERRAGRYRAQIMIQADERTPLHQLLTPLAPALENLKSARRVRWSLDVDPIDLF, encoded by the coding sequence ATGAAGCCCACAGTCTGGCGAGTCGCCATCCCCTCTCCCCTGCGACGGCTGTTCGACTACCTGCCCCCCGACGGAGACTACCCGGAGCAACCGGTGGGTTGCCGGGTGCAGGTGCCCTTCGGATCCCGCAAGGTGGTGGGACTGGTGGTCTCGGTAGGCGAGGCCGATCCCGATCTTCCCCTGAAACGGCTGCGGCCGGTGGAAAGCTGCCTGGACTCCGAGCCGCTGGTGCCCGAGTCGATGATGCGGTTGGGCGAGTGGGGCACCCGCTATTACCACCATCCCCCGGGGGAGGTGTTTGAACATCTCTTGCCCCTGGCCCTGCGCCGGGAGGGTCAGGCCCAGCGGCGCCAGGAGGATTGGTGGCTGCTCAGTGAGGCCGGCCGACAAACCCACCCGGACGAACTGGGCCGGGCGCCCCGCCAGCAAGCGGTGCTGGCTCGCCTGCAGCAGGCCGGCGGCGCCCTGCCCGCCCAGGAGATGTCGGACCTCGGCCAGGGCTGGCAGAGCGTGGCCCGCCGCATGGCCGACAACGGCCTGCTGTTCAAGGAAAGCCGCGACCCGGCGGTGCCGCTGAATCGCGGTGAGGAACCGGAAATGGTGCTGAACCCGGAACAGGCCGCGGCCCTGAGCCGGATTGAATCGGATATGGACGGTTTCGCCTGCCACCTGCTGGAAGGGGTCACCGGCAGCGGCAAGACCGAGGTCTATCTGGCCCTGATCCGTCGCATCCTGGCCGAGGACAAGCAGGCCCTGGTACTGGTACCCGAAATCGCCCTCACCCCCCAGCTGACCCTGCGGTTCCGGCGTGCCTTGCCGGCACGGATCGGCCTGTATCACTCGGGCATGAATGATCGGGAACGCCGGGATACCTGGCTGATGGCCCGGGCCGGGGAACTGGATGTGATCATCGGCACCCGATCCGCCGTCTTTCTGCCCCTGCCCCGGCCGGGGCTGATGATCCTGGACGAGGAACACGACCCGGCCTTCAAGCAGCAGGACGGCTTTCGCTACTCGGCCCGGGACCTGGCCGTGGTTCGCGCCCGGCAACAAGCCATGCCCATTGTCCTGGGCTCGGCCACCCCGGCGCTGGAGACCCTACGCAACGCCCGGGACGGGCGCTACGGCCATGCCCAGTTGTCCCAGCGGGCCGGCGATGCCCGGCCACCGGCCTTGAAGGTGATCGACATCCGGGGCCAGGAACTGGAGGCGGGGCTCAGCGGGCGGCTGCTGCAGCGCCTGGATGAACGGCTCAAGGCCGGGGAACAGGCCCTGCTGTTTCTCAACCGGCGCGGCTATGCCCCGGTGCTGGTCTGCAATCAATGCGGCTGGACCGCCGATTGTCTGCGCTGCGATGCCCGCATGACCTATCACCGCCGGCGCGGCAGCCTGGATTGCCACCATTGCGGGGCCAGCCGGCGCCTGCCCCGGGCCTGCCCGGAATGCGCCAGTGAAAAACTCGGGGTGGCCGGGCAAGGCACCGAACAATTGGAACAGGTGCTGGCCCGGCGCTATCCCCATATCAGCCAGGTTCGCATTGACCGGGACACGACCCGCCGCCAGGGGGCCCTGGATGCCAAGCTGGCCGCGGCCCGTGACGGCGAGGCCCAGCTATTGATCGGCACCCAGATGCTGGCCAAGGGCCATGATTTCCCCAACCTCACCCTGGTGGGCCTGGTGGATGCCGACCAGGGCCTGATGAGTGCCGATTTCCGGGGCCCGGAGAGAATGGCGCAACTGGTCACCCAGGTAGCCGGCCGCGCCGGACGGGGCAAGAAGGCCGGCGAAGTTCTGATCCAAACCCGGGCCCCCGAGCATCCCCTGCTGGAGACCCTGATCCGGGGAGGCTATCCGGCCTTCGCCGACGCCGCCCTACGGGAACGCTCGGAAGCCGGCTTCCCGCCTTACAGCCACCTAGCCCTGCTGCGGGCCGAAGCCCACGAGAAGACAGCGGTGCAAGCCTTCCTGGAAGAAGCAATGGGACTGGGGCAAGCAACCGCCGACGAACGAGTGCTGTTGATGGGCCCGGTGCCGGCCCCCATGGAACGCCGCGCCGGACGCTACCGGGCCCAGATCATGATCCAGGCCGACGAGCGCACCCCCCTGCACCAACTCCTCACCCCCCTGGCCCCGGCCCTGGAAAACCTCAAATCCGCCCGCCGGGTCCGCTGGTCCCTGGATGTGGACCCCATCGATCTGTTTTGA